In Thermococcus sp., a single genomic region encodes these proteins:
- the cmr3 gene encoding type III-B CRISPR module-associated protein Cmr3, whose translation MMKISPYDILFFRESRDFSAGENHVAESIEPLPHTIAGAIMGAVFEKGRLDLLNLRKTDRGVKKIPTPENWKPNFSILGTFFGFERTNGEGEARPLFALPMDLVEVEGGIAPLRVHHLPDGRMGVVAEVKGKKVLHFGPKRGFITAEVLERYLSGDLNDGFPIEANIREVKDVYERETRIGIGLNEKKTTEEGLLYRISALRLWENVEKEALERTAILVYFEPDDEKVIENTIGKNGLLKLGGESRFAGFEFKAGT comes from the coding sequence ATGATGAAAATTTCCCCCTATGACATTCTCTTCTTCAGGGAGAGCAGGGACTTCTCGGCCGGAGAGAACCACGTTGCCGAGAGCATCGAACCGTTACCCCACACCATAGCCGGGGCGATAATGGGGGCGGTTTTTGAGAAGGGCAGGCTTGACCTTCTGAACCTCAGGAAAACTGACAGAGGAGTTAAGAAAATACCCACTCCTGAAAACTGGAAGCCGAACTTTTCCATCCTCGGGACGTTCTTTGGCTTTGAGAGGACCAACGGCGAAGGCGAAGCTAGGCCACTCTTTGCCTTACCAATGGACCTCGTTGAAGTCGAGGGTGGGATTGCCCCCCTGAGAGTTCACCACCTTCCGGACGGGAGAATGGGGGTGGTCGCAGAGGTTAAAGGAAAAAAGGTCCTCCACTTCGGGCCAAAGAGGGGCTTCATAACCGCCGAAGTCCTCGAGAGATACCTGTCGGGAGACCTTAACGACGGCTTTCCTATCGAGGCCAACATAAGAGAAGTTAAGGACGTTTATGAGCGGGAAACCAGAATCGGCATCGGACTCAACGAGAAAAAAACAACCGAGGAAGGACTCCTCTACAGGATATCTGCCCTGAGGCTTTGGGAGAACGTGGAAAAAGAAGCCCTGGAAAGGACAGCAATCCTGGTCTATTTTGAACCCGACGATGAGAAAGTAATTGAAAACACCATCGGGAAGAATGGCCTCCTGAAGCTCGGTGGCGAGTCAAGGTTTGCCGGCTTTGAATTCAAGGCCGGAACT